In Desulfovibrio porci, one DNA window encodes the following:
- a CDS encoding amidase — protein sequence MTTAMKRRDFLRLSAIAAIEAGLFTFGLSRPALASPAEKEGLAYLTALEQIQYYREGKLSPVDVLTAQIQRIRKYNGPLNTSGEALKDHMKFNGQVNAITYEHFDQAMKAAKESEKRYKTGSARVLEGVTVAIKDENDVRGWRVTMGSVALKDAPPSKENAAIIDMLLSAGAVLHIQTTVPEFYIHGQTWSRLWGVTRNPWNLYYAAGGSSGGSGAALAAGFTTLATGSDMGGSIRIPASLCGLYGFKAPFGRVPTSETTFETLGPLARTFGDMALMQNVISGPHPKVHAALRPKLDYPQNYKNLKGVKIALDYFGGWIKEGIDVSVRDSLNRAADVLRGQGAVVDEVRLGWSYARIYQIFMNGLLSTGIGAMMLNGEKYQDIMTSYARYALKSARNGGPAAMDAADELATRLHRQLQEEVYGKGYHALIMPTLATPYFPADNDPTTDTVTVNGKPVKGMEHALTYIWNLLSRYPVVDVPVGIAPNNIPMGMQVVGNTFDDLAAFRVASGYSRAGLRLYSGELFPDYRDKA from the coding sequence ATGACTACGGCTATGAAACGGCGTGATTTTCTCCGCTTGAGCGCCATTGCGGCGATCGAAGCCGGTCTTTTCACATTCGGCCTTTCCCGCCCCGCTCTGGCTTCACCGGCGGAAAAAGAGGGCCTGGCGTATCTTACGGCTCTGGAGCAAATCCAATATTACAGGGAAGGCAAACTTTCCCCGGTGGATGTCCTCACGGCCCAGATTCAGAGAATCAGGAAGTATAACGGCCCGTTGAATACCAGTGGCGAAGCATTGAAAGACCATATGAAATTTAACGGTCAGGTCAACGCCATTACCTATGAGCATTTCGATCAGGCGATGAAAGCCGCGAAAGAGTCTGAAAAGCGCTATAAAACGGGTTCAGCCCGGGTTCTGGAAGGCGTGACTGTCGCCATCAAGGATGAAAACGACGTGCGGGGCTGGCGCGTGACCATGGGGTCCGTTGCGCTCAAGGATGCGCCTCCGTCCAAAGAAAATGCCGCCATCATTGATATGCTGCTCTCTGCGGGGGCGGTATTGCATATTCAGACCACGGTTCCGGAGTTCTATATTCACGGCCAGACCTGGTCCCGGCTGTGGGGCGTCACGCGCAATCCTTGGAATCTCTATTATGCGGCCGGGGGGTCTTCCGGCGGGTCCGGGGCGGCTCTGGCCGCCGGTTTCACCACCCTGGCCACGGGTTCGGACATGGGAGGGTCAATCCGGATTCCCGCGTCATTGTGCGGACTCTATGGATTCAAGGCGCCTTTCGGCCGTGTCCCCACCTCCGAGACGACTTTTGAGACCCTTGGCCCGCTTGCCCGTACTTTCGGGGACATGGCGCTGATGCAGAACGTCATTAGCGGACCGCATCCGAAGGTTCACGCCGCCCTGCGCCCGAAGCTCGACTACCCGCAGAACTACAAGAATCTCAAGGGGGTGAAGATCGCTCTTGATTATTTCGGGGGCTGGATAAAAGAAGGCATTGACGTTTCCGTGCGGGATTCCTTGAACAGGGCCGCGGACGTCCTGCGCGGGCAGGGGGCCGTTGTCGATGAAGTGCGGCTGGGCTGGAGCTACGCGCGGATCTATCAGATCTTCATGAACGGCCTGCTTTCCACCGGGATCGGCGCCATGATGCTGAACGGCGAAAAGTACCAGGATATCATGACCAGCTATGCCAGATATGCTCTCAAATCGGCGCGCAACGGCGGGCCCGCGGCCATGGATGCTGCCGATGAACTGGCGACCCGGCTCCACCGGCAACTGCAGGAGGAAGTCTACGGCAAGGGCTATCACGCGCTGATCATGCCCACCCTCGCCACGCCCTATTTCCCGGCGGACAATGATCCCACAACCGATACGGTGACAGTCAACGGCAAGCCCGTCAAAGGCATGGAACATGCGCTGACGTACATCTGGAATCTGCTGAGCCGCTATCCCGTTGTGGATGTGCCGGTGGGTATCGCCCCCAACAATATTCCCATGGGCATGCAGGTGGTGGGCAACACCTTTGACGATCTTGCCGCGTTTCGGGTCGCATCCGGCTATTC